One window from the genome of Fodinibius saliphilus encodes:
- the dnaK gene encoding molecular chaperone DnaK — translation MGKIIGIDLGTTNSCVAVMEGNEPTVIQNSEGGRTTPSVVAFSKDGERLVGAPAKRQAITNPEKTISSIKRFMGRLYNEVEEETHQASYEIVKGDDDTARVQIEDRKYAPQEISAMVLQKMKQTAEEYLGEDVEEAVITVPAYFNDAQRKATQEAGEIAGIDVKRIINEPTAASLAYGLDKKDQDQTIAVYDLGGGTFDISILELGDGVFEVRSTSGDTHLGGDDFDSRLIDHLAKEFKKDEGIDLREDPMAMQRLKDAAEKAKIELSSSQKTNVNLPFITATDSGPKHLNIDVSRSQFEKLIDDLVQKTIDPCKKALGDAEMTKNDIDQVILVGGSTRIPKIQEVVKEFFGKDPSKGVNPDEVVAVGAAIQGGVMSGDVDDVVLLDVTPLSLGIETLGGVSTQLIEANTTIPTSKTETFSTAADNQTSVEIHVLQGERAKAQDNRTLGRFHLDGIPPAPRGVPQIEVSFDIDADGVLNVSAKDKGTGKEQSIRIESSSGLSEEEIEKMKEAAEEHAEEDERIRKRAEKLNKADSLVFSTRKQLDEHEDKISDENKEKIEEALEKVKELHDQEKVDELDDAMEELNNAWSEASQEIYQSAADGQPGPGAAGPGGAAAGAAAGAGAPNGAAEAGAEQDDDEDAVDADFEVVDDEDKE, via the coding sequence ATGGGAAAGATTATAGGAATTGACTTGGGTACTACCAACTCCTGCGTTGCCGTTATGGAAGGTAATGAGCCTACGGTGATTCAGAACTCTGAAGGAGGCCGAACAACCCCATCGGTTGTGGCTTTTTCTAAAGACGGTGAACGCCTTGTTGGGGCACCCGCGAAACGACAAGCAATAACGAATCCTGAAAAAACGATTTCATCTATTAAGCGTTTTATGGGGCGTCTGTATAATGAGGTTGAAGAAGAGACGCACCAGGCTTCTTATGAGATTGTAAAAGGCGATGATGATACTGCTCGTGTTCAGATAGAAGATCGTAAATATGCCCCTCAGGAAATTTCTGCGATGGTGCTTCAAAAGATGAAGCAAACCGCCGAAGAGTATTTGGGCGAAGATGTTGAAGAAGCAGTAATTACCGTACCTGCATACTTTAATGATGCACAGCGTAAAGCAACACAAGAAGCTGGTGAAATTGCAGGGATTGATGTTAAACGTATTATAAACGAGCCAACTGCTGCTTCTCTGGCATATGGTCTTGATAAGAAAGACCAAGACCAAACGATAGCAGTGTATGACCTTGGTGGCGGTACATTTGATATTTCTATTCTTGAGCTTGGTGATGGTGTATTTGAAGTACGATCCACAAGCGGTGATACCCACCTCGGTGGTGATGACTTTGACTCTCGATTGATTGATCACCTGGCAAAAGAGTTCAAAAAAGATGAAGGTATTGATCTTCGTGAAGACCCAATGGCAATGCAGCGCTTGAAAGATGCTGCTGAAAAGGCAAAAATTGAGCTGTCCAGTTCGCAGAAAACGAATGTGAATCTGCCATTTATTACAGCTACTGATTCTGGACCTAAGCATTTGAACATTGATGTCAGCCGTTCGCAATTTGAAAAGCTGATTGATGACTTGGTTCAGAAAACTATCGATCCATGCAAGAAAGCATTGGGCGATGCTGAAATGACCAAGAATGATATTGATCAGGTTATCTTGGTCGGTGGATCTACACGAATTCCAAAAATTCAGGAAGTTGTAAAAGAATTCTTTGGCAAAGATCCTAGTAAAGGTGTTAACCCTGATGAAGTAGTTGCTGTTGGAGCTGCGATACAGGGTGGTGTAATGTCTGGTGATGTTGATGATGTAGTACTACTCGATGTTACGCCACTGTCTCTCGGTATTGAAACTTTGGGCGGTGTATCAACACAGCTTATCGAAGCAAATACTACTATCCCAACAAGTAAGACCGAGACCTTTTCTACCGCTGCTGATAACCAGACCAGTGTAGAAATTCACGTACTGCAGGGTGAGCGTGCGAAAGCACAAGATAACCGCACCTTGGGACGTTTTCACTTGGATGGTATTCCACCAGCACCACGCGGAGTTCCTCAGATTGAGGTAAGCTTTGATATTGATGCTGATGGTGTTCTGAATGTTAGTGCCAAAGATAAGGGAACCGGAAAAGAACAGAGTATCCGCATTGAGTCTTCTTCTGGACTGTCCGAAGAAGAGATCGAAAAAATGAAAGAAGCGGCTGAAGAGCATGCTGAAGAGGACGAACGTATCCGTAAGCGAGCAGAGAAGCTCAACAAAGCGGACAGCCTCGTATTCTCAACACGCAAGCAGCTAGATGAACATGAAGACAAGATCTCTGATGAGAATAAAGAGAAGATCGAAGAAGCTCTTGAGAAAGTGAAAGAGCTTCACGACCAAGAGAAGGTAGATGAGCTGGATGATGCAATGGAAGAACTCAATAATGCATGGTCTGAAGCTTCACAAGAGATCTATCAATCTGCTGCTGATGGTCAACCCGGACCCGGTGCTGCCGGACCTGGTGGTGCTGCCGCTGGAGCCGCTGCCGGAGCGGGAGCTCCAAATGGGGCAGCCGAAGCTGGTGCTGAGCAAGACGACGATGAAGATGCTGTAGATGCAGACTTCGAAGTTGTTGATGATGAAGATAAAGAGTGA
- the nadB gene encoding L-aspartate oxidase, with the protein MNSYTSKTDFLIIGSGAAGLHAAWHASQYGNVTLITKSSLEASSSYWAQGGIAAVLNDEDSYQSHKEDTLEAGRGTCNPQAVDILVQEGAKRVQEIIDLGMPFDTENGNIELGLEGGHSNRRVLHANGAATGKALVEFFTELVKQQANIEIVEHAFAYELCTRNSQCLGAKAYLYKQDQLLTIESPVTILATGGYSGLYQRSTNPHTSTGDGLWLGYNAGTSLRDLEFVQFHPTAFYAGDGSTFLISEAVRGEGARLYNKSGERFMASYPQQELAPRDVVSQEILKQIQAQESDYVYLDVRHLDIGELGTHFPTLIQRIEEQGIDLCTEGIPVAPAAHYCIGGIATDLHARTSVGGLFACGEVAATGIHGANRLASNSLLECLVFSKRAVETSQDSDITIGDKGTLSSKFEIEDKNKELFTALQQNVAGLLSNYVGIERSREGLKEALDQLKVFENQLLENDKEYYSLRSKGMIKLAQLISRSALEREESRGVHTRSDFPAMQSSSSPIRYQKENMKSLSV; encoded by the coding sequence GTGAACAGTTACACCTCAAAAACCGATTTCCTCATCATTGGCAGTGGTGCAGCCGGCCTACATGCGGCCTGGCATGCCAGTCAATACGGTAATGTAACTCTCATTACAAAGTCCAGTCTTGAAGCCAGCAGCAGTTACTGGGCCCAAGGGGGGATTGCCGCTGTCTTAAACGATGAAGATAGCTATCAAAGTCATAAAGAGGATACGCTTGAGGCGGGCAGAGGTACCTGTAATCCTCAAGCCGTTGATATACTTGTCCAAGAGGGAGCCAAACGGGTACAGGAGATTATAGATCTCGGAATGCCCTTTGATACTGAAAATGGCAATATCGAACTTGGACTTGAGGGCGGTCATTCAAATCGACGGGTACTGCACGCTAATGGAGCTGCTACGGGCAAAGCGTTGGTGGAATTCTTTACTGAGCTGGTTAAGCAGCAGGCAAATATTGAGATTGTTGAGCACGCCTTTGCTTATGAATTGTGTACCAGAAATAGCCAATGCTTGGGAGCAAAAGCTTATCTGTATAAACAAGATCAACTGTTAACGATAGAAAGTCCGGTAACAATATTAGCAACCGGAGGCTATTCGGGGCTCTATCAGCGAAGCACAAATCCTCATACCTCAACGGGCGATGGTTTGTGGCTGGGGTATAATGCTGGAACGAGCTTACGCGATCTTGAATTCGTGCAGTTTCATCCTACCGCTTTTTATGCCGGAGACGGATCTACCTTTTTAATTAGCGAAGCAGTGCGCGGAGAAGGAGCCCGGTTGTACAATAAATCGGGTGAGCGTTTCATGGCATCATATCCCCAACAAGAATTAGCTCCACGGGATGTGGTATCCCAAGAGATTTTAAAGCAGATACAAGCGCAGGAATCCGATTATGTATACCTGGATGTTCGCCATTTGGATATTGGTGAACTGGGTACTCATTTTCCAACTTTGATACAACGCATTGAGGAGCAGGGCATTGATCTGTGTACGGAAGGGATTCCGGTGGCGCCTGCTGCCCACTATTGTATTGGAGGTATCGCTACAGACTTACATGCACGCACATCAGTAGGAGGGTTATTTGCTTGTGGTGAAGTAGCGGCAACAGGTATACATGGAGCTAACAGACTGGCCAGTAATTCGTTACTGGAATGCTTGGTATTTAGTAAACGAGCAGTAGAAACTTCACAGGATAGTGATATTACTATAGGTGATAAAGGGACCCTGTCGTCAAAATTTGAGATAGAAGACAAAAACAAAGAATTGTTTACCGCATTACAGCAAAATGTTGCGGGACTGTTGAGTAACTATGTTGGCATTGAAAGAAGTAGAGAAGGGTTAAAAGAGGCGTTGGACCAATTGAAAGTTTTTGAAAATCAGCTCTTGGAAAATGATAAGGAGTATTACTCCTTGCGTTCTAAGGGAATGATAAAACTTGCCCAATTGATCAGTCGTTCTGCATTGGAAAGAGAAGAAAGCAGAGGCGTTCATACCCGGAGTGATTTTCCGGCTATGCAATCTTCTTCATCTCCTATTCGCTATCAAAAAGAAAATATGAAATCCCTTTCGGTATAA